A single genomic interval of Alteromonas sp. CI.11.F.A3 harbors:
- a CDS encoding glutathione peroxidase, translating to MSESRFISKEGQPVPSVSIPVRDGETWATKTTEELFSNKTVVVFSLPGAFTPTCSSTHLPRYNALAKVFKQHGVDDILCISVNDTFVMNAWAADQEAENVTVIPDGNGDFTDGMGMLVDKADLGFGKRSWRYSMLVKNGTVEKMFIEPDVPGDPFEVSDADTMLAYIAPDAETKASVSLFTKPNCPFCTKAKALLTDKGYDYEEIVLGKDASLTSLSAVTGRDTVPQVFIGGKHIGGSDDLALYFS from the coding sequence ATGTCAGAAAGTCGTTTTATTTCAAAAGAAGGTCAACCAGTACCTTCCGTATCTATTCCTGTTCGCGATGGCGAGACATGGGCAACCAAAACTACTGAAGAATTGTTTAGTAACAAGACTGTGGTGGTTTTTTCACTTCCTGGCGCGTTTACGCCAACATGTTCTTCTACGCATTTACCTCGCTACAATGCACTTGCTAAAGTATTTAAACAGCATGGCGTTGATGACATTCTATGTATATCTGTAAACGATACGTTTGTAATGAATGCATGGGCAGCCGATCAAGAAGCAGAAAATGTAACCGTAATACCAGATGGTAACGGTGATTTTACTGACGGCATGGGCATGTTGGTAGACAAAGCCGACTTAGGTTTTGGAAAGCGCAGCTGGCGCTACTCTATGTTGGTTAAAAATGGCACCGTAGAGAAAATGTTTATTGAGCCTGACGTGCCTGGCGACCCGTTTGAGGTTTCTGACGCCGACACTATGCTTGCTTATATTGCCCCAGACGCAGAGACAAAAGCATCGGTATCGCTATTTACTAAGCCTAATTGCCCATTTTGTACAAAAGCGAAAGCATTGTTAACCGACAAAGGTTACGACTACGAAGAGATTGTACTAGGTAAAGATGCCTCGTTAACCAGCCTTAGCGCAGTGACGGGACGTGATACCGTACCTCAAGTATTCATTGGTGGTAAGCATATTGGCGGGTCAGACGACTTAGCATTGTATTTTAGCTAA
- a CDS encoding alpha/beta hydrolase encodes MHSKFALAKLSLLPVAVRCCALIGALISTLFASAAGASSLETQDALTRFADFYKQEWGETQRCKSSKLHRYTVCGNVLRNEGNAPFVLHHDTPAKKVAVLVHGLSDSPFFMREIANILFNEGFDVIVPLLPGHGLRDDDGAMSDSDLAERWQAHVDEVIALADDMGDTLIVGGFSTGGALAADQYLDASENIDGLMLFSGALALSENAESMSRIWGIKWIAKIVDGSYITHGPNPFKYPNVAGFAGLELMDIIEKIRNDFEDGKRIEVPLFAAHSQADATTPIHGVENLMENSAGPNTFFVIDASYALCHADLVVNTSMLHDMKFNKVMVNENEECAVPKANPLFSTMTMMLKTYAQQF; translated from the coding sequence GTGCATTCAAAGTTTGCTCTCGCAAAATTATCCCTACTTCCTGTTGCTGTAAGGTGCTGTGCACTAATAGGTGCATTAATAAGTACATTGTTCGCTAGTGCTGCAGGAGCCAGCTCCCTTGAAACACAAGACGCATTAACGCGATTTGCTGATTTTTATAAGCAAGAGTGGGGCGAAACGCAGCGATGCAAATCTTCTAAACTGCACCGCTATACCGTTTGTGGCAACGTACTTCGCAACGAAGGAAATGCTCCCTTTGTGCTGCATCATGATACCCCGGCAAAGAAAGTGGCCGTGTTAGTACATGGGCTTAGTGACTCGCCATTCTTTATGCGAGAAATTGCCAATATTTTATTTAACGAAGGTTTCGACGTTATTGTTCCGTTATTACCTGGCCATGGTTTACGAGATGATGATGGTGCAATGAGTGACAGCGACTTAGCGGAGCGTTGGCAAGCGCATGTCGATGAGGTTATCGCGTTAGCTGATGATATGGGCGATACTTTGATTGTGGGTGGCTTTTCTACTGGCGGCGCACTGGCGGCAGATCAGTACCTAGATGCAAGTGAAAACATCGATGGGCTTATGTTGTTTTCTGGTGCATTAGCACTTTCAGAAAATGCCGAGAGTATGTCACGGATTTGGGGTATCAAGTGGATTGCGAAAATTGTGGATGGTAGTTATATCACCCATGGACCAAACCCTTTTAAATATCCAAATGTTGCAGGCTTTGCGGGGTTAGAGCTGATGGATATTATCGAAAAAATCCGCAACGACTTCGAAGACGGCAAGCGTATTGAAGTGCCTCTTTTTGCTGCGCATTCTCAAGCTGATGCCACCACGCCTATTCACGGTGTAGAAAACCTAATGGAAAATAGCGCAGGGCCGAATACGTTTTTTGTTATCGATGCCTCTTATGCGTTGTGCCACGCCGACCTTGTGGTGAATACGTCAATGTTACACGATATGAAGTTTAATAAAGTCATGGTAAATGAAAACGAAGAATGTGCAGTACCCAAAGCAAACCCTTTATTTTCAACCATGACAATGATGCTAAAAACCTATGCGCAACAATTCTAG
- a CDS encoding TolC family protein, protein MFNFNLGMIFTCLTQAHSRTCYLQRAWLGMLIFLVGAPSFATTLSLQEAQQLALNQDIYSQGSKLQEAAYQHDSDAADSWDNPTITTTLQSVPTDGFSLNQEPMTQLKLGIRQAMPRGDSASISRTIAIEQAQKEPVKRAARRAWLLREVSMDWLAWYQAEQTVILLREETQSILQLLEMVESSYRSGVGGTQQQDIIQLRLERLRLEDTLLQEQQAASVALAQLSRWFDFSSEVSFTVPETLNHRDIYPFNASFARQVERRDLLYIIDAHPSVQLLAKDEIVATQKLSLAKEQTKPMWAFEAAYGYRQDAQNGMSQADFVSVGVQVDLPLFSSKRQDANVSASAARLGATSTQRRLEVRRLAALAEASETQLVSLLARQQLFDTALLAQSERLAESALNAYMADKGAFDDVMRARISHISAKLDALALHVDIAKNLAELAYLYYPLIQEQPKDTHTLNSQTHPRFSQFGYGHSLQFGGRHPLQTSDSNSGQLITNMDTHKSAIGSSRGSNIDTHTITAIGAQQ, encoded by the coding sequence ATGTTTAATTTTAATCTGGGTATGATTTTTACTTGCCTAACCCAAGCTCACTCTCGAACTTGTTATCTTCAGCGTGCTTGGCTAGGAATGCTGATTTTTTTGGTGGGAGCGCCTTCCTTCGCTACTACCCTTAGCCTTCAAGAGGCGCAACAGCTCGCGCTCAACCAAGATATTTATTCTCAAGGCAGCAAACTTCAAGAGGCTGCGTATCAGCATGACAGTGATGCGGCTGATAGCTGGGATAATCCTACTATCACCACGACACTGCAAAGCGTACCAACAGATGGGTTTTCACTTAATCAAGAGCCCATGACTCAGTTGAAACTGGGGATTCGACAAGCTATGCCAAGAGGAGACTCTGCCAGCATTTCTCGCACCATCGCTATTGAACAAGCCCAAAAAGAACCGGTGAAAAGAGCGGCAAGGCGAGCCTGGTTGTTGCGAGAAGTGTCGATGGATTGGTTGGCGTGGTATCAAGCGGAACAAACCGTAATCTTATTGCGTGAAGAGACGCAGTCGATACTGCAACTGCTCGAAATGGTTGAATCGTCTTACCGAAGTGGTGTGGGCGGTACGCAGCAACAAGACATCATTCAACTACGTCTTGAGCGCTTACGCCTAGAAGATACGCTTTTGCAGGAACAGCAAGCTGCATCGGTGGCGTTGGCGCAGTTGTCGAGGTGGTTCGATTTCTCCAGTGAAGTTAGTTTTACTGTGCCCGAAACACTTAATCATCGCGACATATATCCTTTTAATGCCTCCTTCGCTAGGCAGGTTGAGCGACGTGACTTACTATATATTATTGATGCTCACCCTTCTGTGCAGTTGCTTGCCAAAGACGAGATAGTTGCCACGCAAAAATTGAGTCTTGCGAAAGAACAAACCAAACCTATGTGGGCCTTCGAAGCAGCCTACGGATATCGACAAGATGCGCAAAATGGGATGAGCCAAGCTGACTTTGTTAGTGTGGGTGTCCAAGTTGATTTACCTTTGTTTAGCAGTAAGCGGCAAGATGCCAATGTGTCGGCGTCAGCGGCAAGGTTAGGGGCGACATCCACACAGCGACGACTAGAAGTCAGACGATTAGCAGCCCTTGCCGAAGCAAGTGAAACACAGCTTGTCAGCTTACTTGCCAGGCAGCAGTTATTTGATACCGCATTACTTGCACAGTCCGAGCGGTTAGCCGAATCCGCGCTTAATGCTTACATGGCCGATAAGGGCGCATTCGACGATGTAATGCGTGCACGTATATCGCACATTTCAGCAAAGTTAGATGCCCTAGCACTTCATGTCGATATAGCAAAAAATTTAGCCGAACTCGCTTATCTGTATTACCCGCTAATACAAGAACAACCTAAAGACACCCATACCTTAAACAGCCAGACACACCCCCGATTCAGCCAATTCGGTTATGGACACTCACTTCAATTCGGCGGTAGACACCCACTTCAAACCTCCGATTCAAACAGTGGACAACTAATCACTAACATGGACACCCATAAATCAGCTATTGGTTCAAGCAGAGGTTCAAACATAGACACCCACACAATCACTGCCATAGGAGCACAACAATGA
- a CDS encoding efflux RND transporter periplasmic adaptor subunit, which yields MKTLFILIVGLLGGAAAVFVWNTHIHGQFGVEALATNGDNKSNNKAPLYWVAPMDDAYRRDKPGKSPMGMDLVPVYAASGSSEKRDDGEVIISPQVQQNMGVKFTTVKRGRLDLTFDAAGNVTYNEDYLVHIHPRVEGWIDKLFIKTEGEAVSQGQKLYTLYSPALVTAQEEFVIALKRGDTRLAAGAKQRLKALHLSAGFIAQLEKSREVSQTITFFAPQDGVVEHLGVREGFYVQPGTTVLSIARLDSVWVEARVFEQDVPNVTLGQQASITFDYLPSKTFTGKVDFIYPALDVETRTLKVRVTLKNDSGDIKPNMFANVTFTKQTEQPVLYVPYQSVIHIQSQGQNQNRVVMNVEESFKSIAVSVGRKAGEFIEITQGVNEGDNIVLSAQFLIDSESSKTSDFKRMQTPLDQEKHNDEMNHHEMNHQEVHQDTKHHEDMARDGMSHDGMSHDGMSHESGQPNAEDQKAKNDAAMHNETKNHEGMHHD from the coding sequence ATGAAGACGCTATTTATTCTTATAGTCGGGTTACTTGGTGGTGCAGCCGCAGTGTTTGTTTGGAATACACATATTCATGGCCAGTTCGGTGTTGAAGCGTTGGCTACCAACGGTGATAACAAATCAAATAATAAAGCGCCCCTTTATTGGGTTGCGCCAATGGATGATGCTTATCGTCGAGATAAACCGGGTAAGTCGCCTATGGGTATGGATTTAGTACCAGTATATGCAGCATCAGGTAGCAGCGAAAAACGTGATGATGGAGAGGTGATAATTTCGCCTCAAGTACAGCAAAATATGGGCGTTAAATTTACCACGGTAAAACGAGGGAGGCTGGATTTAACCTTCGACGCTGCGGGAAATGTTACCTACAACGAAGACTACTTAGTGCATATTCACCCCAGAGTAGAGGGCTGGATTGATAAGCTATTTATTAAAACGGAAGGTGAAGCTGTTAGCCAAGGGCAAAAATTATATACGCTTTATTCGCCCGCGCTGGTGACTGCCCAAGAAGAGTTTGTGATTGCGCTAAAGCGAGGAGATACGCGTTTAGCCGCAGGTGCAAAACAACGCCTTAAAGCACTGCATTTATCTGCTGGGTTTATTGCGCAACTTGAAAAAAGTCGCGAAGTTTCGCAAACCATTACCTTCTTTGCTCCCCAAGATGGCGTGGTCGAGCATTTAGGCGTACGCGAAGGCTTCTATGTTCAACCTGGCACTACGGTGCTTAGTATTGCTCGCTTAGACAGTGTATGGGTTGAAGCCCGTGTATTTGAGCAAGATGTTCCTAACGTAACGCTTGGCCAGCAGGCATCTATCACGTTCGACTATTTGCCAAGTAAGACCTTTACAGGAAAAGTCGATTTTATCTACCCAGCACTAGATGTTGAAACCCGTACCCTTAAAGTGCGAGTTACTTTAAAGAACGACAGTGGTGATATTAAGCCCAATATGTTTGCCAATGTGACTTTTACTAAGCAAACCGAACAGCCTGTGCTGTATGTGCCTTATCAAAGCGTTATTCACATTCAGTCGCAGGGTCAAAATCAAAACCGAGTCGTTATGAACGTTGAAGAAAGCTTTAAATCTATTGCTGTCAGCGTTGGGCGAAAAGCAGGGGAGTTCATTGAAATAACCCAAGGCGTAAACGAAGGTGACAACATCGTATTGTCGGCGCAATTTTTGATTGATTCAGAGTCGTCTAAAACATCAGATTTCAAACGCATGCAGACGCCTCTTGACCAAGAAAAGCACAACGATGAAATGAATCACCATGAAATGAACCACCAAGAAGTACATCAAGATACCAAGCACCACGAGGACATGGCACGCGACGGCATGTCACACGATGGCATGTCTCACGATGGCATGTCTCACGAGTCTGGTCAGCCTAATGCCGAGGACCAAAAGGCGAAGAACGACGCGGCCATGCACAATGAGACCAAGAACCACGAGGGTATGCACCATGATTGA
- a CDS encoding CusA/CzcA family heavy metal efflux RND transporter — MIEAIIRWSVANRVLVLLATVFISIGGVIAVKHTPIDAIPDLSDVQVIVKTSYAGQSPQVVEDQVTYPLTTALMSVPGAKTVRGFSFFGDSYVYVIFDDSTDMYWARSRVLEYLSQITLPDGVVPKLGPDATGVGWVYMYALVDELNNHDAGELRALQDWFLKYELQSVQGVSEVASVGGMVKQYLLQLHPQKLQAYNVPLRHIETALAQGNNAAGASVIEMAEAEYMVTSSAYLSGTEDIASIPLGIAHNGVAVTIGDVANVIEAPLMRRGIAELNGNGEVVGGIVVMRYGENAKATIDNVKARLETLKASLPDGVSIVPVYDRSTLIDNAVNTLWSKLVEELFVVGAICLVFLFHVRSSLVAIITLPIGILMAFIVMKFQGLNANIMSLGGIAIAIGAMVDGAIVLVENLHKHIEQAKVQGKPVEGEARWALVVKSATEVGPALFFSLLIITVSFIPVFTLEAQEGRMFAPLAFTKTYAMGAAAALAITLVPVLAGYFVKGNLKAEHSNPLNKAISTGYVKALTAALNHPRKILFAALIALASVVWPMQHIGSEFIPSLDEGDLLYMPTTYPGISVGKARELLQQTDKLIATIPEVQSVFGKVGRADTATDPAPLTMIETFVQLKPKSQWRADMTTSKLKELLNSQVQFPGVSNAWVMPIKTRIDMLATGIKTPVGIKIAGPELAGIQQVGKQIETALEDFENTASVFAEKVAGGRYITIDISRDRAARYGLNVVDIQEVINTAIGGRKLGETVEGRQRFPISMRYPQQYRDSPEALRQLPIILASGVNIALGEVATIAVEGGPAAIKSENARLNGWVFIDIESGDLGSYVKSAKQHIANTVSLPPGYSLTWAGQFEYLERAEARLSVVVPLTLAVIVLLLYLSFRRIADVALIMVTLPLALIGSYWLLYALEFNFSVAVAVGIIALAGVAVEIGVIMLVYLHQAVKAFDEKACSTLNAQVSEKQMKHALKQAVIEGATRRVRPVMMTALSIIIGLLPVLYATGTGAEVMRRIAAPMVGGMASALVLTLFVLPTLFYLVQVWQLKRRS; from the coding sequence ATGATTGAAGCCATAATTCGCTGGTCGGTGGCCAATCGCGTATTGGTGCTGCTGGCAACGGTATTTATATCCATTGGCGGAGTAATAGCGGTAAAGCATACCCCCATTGATGCCATTCCTGATTTATCTGATGTGCAGGTAATTGTAAAAACCAGCTATGCAGGGCAATCGCCTCAAGTAGTGGAAGATCAGGTGACCTATCCGCTCACCACGGCCCTAATGTCGGTGCCGGGTGCAAAAACCGTTCGAGGGTTTTCGTTTTTTGGAGATTCTTATGTGTACGTTATTTTTGATGACAGCACAGATATGTATTGGGCGCGCAGCAGGGTACTGGAATACCTAAGCCAAATAACGCTGCCCGATGGCGTGGTACCCAAACTAGGTCCTGATGCTACTGGGGTAGGCTGGGTATACATGTATGCTCTAGTCGATGAGTTAAATAACCACGATGCTGGCGAGCTTAGGGCTCTGCAAGACTGGTTTTTAAAGTATGAATTGCAAAGCGTGCAAGGGGTGTCGGAAGTCGCCTCTGTAGGCGGCATGGTTAAGCAATATTTACTACAACTGCATCCGCAAAAGTTGCAAGCGTATAACGTGCCTTTGCGCCATATTGAAACGGCACTCGCCCAAGGCAATAATGCCGCGGGGGCGTCAGTGATAGAAATGGCTGAAGCCGAGTATATGGTGACATCTTCCGCTTACCTTTCGGGTACCGAAGATATTGCTAGTATTCCCTTGGGCATTGCTCACAACGGCGTGGCGGTAACAATAGGTGATGTTGCAAATGTTATCGAGGCGCCCCTTATGCGCAGAGGTATCGCTGAGCTAAACGGAAACGGCGAAGTGGTAGGTGGCATAGTAGTCATGCGCTATGGCGAAAATGCGAAGGCGACAATCGATAACGTAAAAGCGCGTCTTGAAACCTTAAAAGCCAGTTTGCCTGATGGTGTAAGCATAGTACCTGTATACGACCGATCCACCCTTATTGATAATGCCGTTAATACCTTGTGGAGCAAGCTTGTTGAAGAGCTTTTCGTGGTAGGTGCAATATGCTTAGTGTTTCTTTTTCATGTGCGCTCATCGCTGGTTGCCATAATCACTTTACCTATTGGCATATTAATGGCCTTTATTGTGATGAAATTCCAAGGGCTTAACGCGAACATCATGTCTTTAGGCGGCATTGCTATTGCCATTGGAGCTATGGTGGATGGCGCTATTGTGTTGGTTGAAAATCTGCACAAGCATATTGAGCAGGCCAAAGTGCAAGGGAAGCCTGTTGAAGGGGAGGCCCGTTGGGCACTGGTAGTGAAGTCAGCCACCGAAGTGGGCCCCGCCTTGTTCTTTTCACTGCTGATAATAACGGTGTCATTTATTCCTGTTTTTACCTTAGAAGCACAGGAAGGGCGTATGTTTGCCCCTCTTGCCTTCACGAAAACCTATGCCATGGGTGCTGCAGCGGCGTTAGCCATTACGTTGGTGCCAGTGTTAGCTGGCTATTTCGTCAAAGGCAACTTAAAGGCGGAGCATAGCAATCCGTTAAACAAGGCTATTTCAACAGGGTATGTTAAGGCGCTAACGGCTGCGCTGAACCATCCTCGAAAAATACTGTTCGCGGCCCTGATTGCTTTAGCTTCTGTGGTATGGCCCATGCAACATATTGGGAGCGAGTTCATTCCATCCTTAGATGAAGGTGATTTGCTCTATATGCCTACCACTTACCCAGGTATTTCGGTGGGGAAAGCAAGGGAATTACTTCAACAAACAGATAAGTTGATTGCCACAATTCCTGAGGTGCAAAGCGTATTTGGTAAAGTGGGCAGGGCAGATACAGCTACCGATCCTGCGCCTTTAACCATGATAGAAACCTTTGTGCAATTAAAGCCAAAATCGCAATGGCGTGCCGACATGACGACATCAAAACTAAAGGAATTATTAAACAGCCAAGTACAATTTCCAGGCGTCTCGAATGCTTGGGTGATGCCAATCAAAACCCGTATCGATATGCTTGCTACCGGCATTAAAACCCCAGTGGGTATTAAAATAGCGGGGCCAGAATTGGCCGGCATTCAGCAGGTGGGTAAACAAATAGAAACTGCTCTAGAAGACTTCGAAAATACCGCATCGGTATTTGCCGAGAAAGTAGCAGGCGGACGTTATATCACTATTGATATTAGTCGTGACAGGGCGGCACGATATGGGCTCAATGTTGTTGATATTCAAGAGGTTATCAACACGGCAATAGGTGGGCGCAAGCTGGGTGAAACAGTAGAGGGAAGGCAGCGCTTTCCTATTAGTATGCGTTACCCGCAGCAGTATAGAGACTCTCCAGAAGCACTTAGGCAACTTCCCATCATATTAGCAAGCGGCGTTAATATTGCGTTGGGCGAGGTAGCCACTATTGCCGTTGAGGGGGGACCCGCGGCAATAAAAAGCGAAAATGCCCGATTAAACGGTTGGGTATTTATCGATATTGAAAGCGGTGACCTAGGCAGTTACGTGAAAAGTGCAAAACAGCATATTGCCAATACGGTTTCCCTGCCCCCAGGCTATTCCCTAACGTGGGCAGGGCAGTTTGAATACTTAGAAAGGGCTGAAGCAAGGCTTAGCGTAGTGGTGCCCTTAACGTTAGCCGTAATTGTGTTACTGCTGTATTTAAGCTTCAGGCGAATTGCAGACGTAGCCCTTATTATGGTCACCTTACCGTTAGCATTGATAGGCAGCTACTGGCTATTGTATGCACTGGAGTTTAATTTCTCGGTGGCTGTTGCCGTGGGGATTATTGCCTTAGCAGGTGTCGCGGTAGAAATAGGCGTTATTATGCTGGTATACCTGCATCAAGCGGTCAAAGCTTTTGATGAAAAAGCGTGCTCTACTTTGAATGCTCAAGTATCTGAAAAGCAAATGAAACACGCACTTAAACAGGCAGTCATTGAAGGCGCTACTCGGCGTGTAAGGCCAGTAATGATGACGGCGTTGTCTATTATTATCGGCTTATTGCCCGTGCTGTATGCAACGGGAACCGGTGCTGAAGTTATGCGGCGTATTGCTGCCCCTATGGTGGGCGGTATGGCAAGTGCGCTGGTACTCACCCTGTTTGTGCTACCTACTCTGTTTTACCTTGTTCAGGTGTGGCAGTTGAAGCGACGTTCGTGA
- a CDS encoding dipeptidase, producing the protein MKGFFPLKSCALAISTLLCASAIADDAPTYTAGEKAVKIAHETIIVDGHIDVPYRVKNAWVDVTEATEDGDFDYPRAVKGGLNAPFMSIYVPASLDNSPESTQLAHLLIDSVEAIVARAPDKFAIAKSPSDVKAQFEKGIISLPMGMENGSPLQGDLANLEAFHERGIRYITLAHSQSNHISDSSYDLRRQWNGLSPFGKTLVTEMNNIGIMLDISHVSDDAFYQVIELTKVPVIASHSSLRRFTPGFERNMNDEMVKALGDNGGVIMINFGSSFVTKEAGKWRTGLTQARKALIAAEGEDSPKLEDFEANYRKEVPYPYSTLDEVLDHIDHVVELVGIEHVGIGSDYDGVGDSLPIGLKDVASFPNLVQGLLDRKYSRADIEMILSGNLLRVWTQVEDYASKH; encoded by the coding sequence ATGAAGGGCTTCTTCCCGCTAAAATCTTGTGCACTCGCAATTTCCACTCTACTTTGCGCATCAGCCATTGCTGACGATGCCCCCACTTACACTGCAGGCGAAAAAGCGGTAAAAATAGCCCACGAAACAATTATTGTTGATGGCCATATTGATGTGCCTTATCGCGTTAAAAACGCATGGGTAGATGTAACCGAAGCCACAGAAGATGGAGACTTTGATTACCCTCGCGCTGTAAAAGGCGGCTTGAACGCCCCTTTCATGTCAATTTATGTACCTGCGAGTTTAGATAATTCACCGGAATCTACCCAGCTTGCTCATCTGCTTATTGACTCTGTGGAAGCCATTGTGGCGCGAGCCCCTGATAAATTTGCTATTGCAAAAAGCCCGTCAGACGTAAAAGCGCAGTTCGAGAAAGGCATAATTTCCTTACCTATGGGGATGGAAAATGGCTCTCCCCTTCAAGGCGATTTAGCTAATTTAGAAGCATTTCACGAACGTGGTATTCGCTACATTACATTAGCCCACAGTCAGTCGAACCATATTTCAGACTCGTCTTACGATTTGCGTCGTCAGTGGAACGGATTAAGCCCGTTTGGTAAAACGCTGGTGACTGAAATGAACAACATCGGCATCATGCTTGATATTTCTCACGTTTCAGATGATGCCTTTTATCAGGTTATTGAACTGACGAAGGTGCCTGTTATTGCTTCTCACTCGTCTCTTCGCCGCTTTACACCGGGTTTCGAGCGCAATATGAATGATGAGATGGTAAAAGCATTGGGCGACAATGGCGGCGTTATTATGATTAACTTTGGCTCAAGCTTTGTGACAAAAGAAGCAGGTAAGTGGCGCACGGGGCTAACACAAGCGCGCAAAGCATTAATCGCCGCCGAAGGTGAAGATAGCCCGAAACTGGAAGACTTCGAAGCTAACTACCGCAAAGAAGTGCCTTACCCTTACTCAACACTTGATGAAGTACTTGACCATATTGACCATGTAGTAGAACTGGTTGGTATTGAGCACGTGGGGATTGGTTCTGATTATGACGGCGTAGGTGATTCGCTACCTATCGGCCTAAAAGACGTGGCTAGCTTCCCTAATTTAGTTCAAGGGTTACTGGACAGAAAATACAGCCGTGCAGATATTGAAATGATCTTGAGCGGCAATTTGTTACGGGTATGGACCCAAGTGGAAGATTACGCCAGCAAGCACTAA
- a CDS encoding SapC family protein: MAINFVPLDKEKHKDVKVAVSNTFKFAKDTHLAAATIREFAQLAATMPLVFIEDANAKRHHVVAMLGMEQNKNLFLTGDKWQGPHVPMNILRYPFDVRPDGDKLGVYIDENSDLIGEEGEALFTDAGEPTEFLQNRQQFLADLANSEMMTQRFVQQVVDLDLLDPIQIRLTYQSGQQRNVTGMLSINEKKVLELPEEKVTELHKSGFLGAMYAVMMSAGQLNRLVELSNGTDNPIRSMQLSVVKPEEAQAEAPSA, translated from the coding sequence ATGGCTATTAATTTTGTACCGCTAGATAAAGAAAAACACAAAGACGTAAAAGTCGCGGTTAGCAATACCTTTAAGTTTGCGAAAGATACGCACCTTGCTGCAGCCACTATCCGTGAGTTTGCTCAATTAGCTGCTACTATGCCGCTAGTATTTATTGAAGATGCTAATGCTAAACGCCACCATGTTGTTGCAATGCTTGGTATGGAACAGAACAAAAACCTGTTTCTTACTGGCGACAAATGGCAGGGCCCTCACGTTCCAATGAATATTCTTCGTTACCCTTTCGATGTTCGCCCTGATGGCGATAAGTTAGGTGTATACATTGATGAAAACAGCGATTTGATCGGTGAAGAGGGCGAAGCCCTATTTACTGACGCTGGTGAGCCAACGGAATTCTTGCAAAATCGTCAGCAGTTCTTAGCTGACCTTGCTAACAGCGAAATGATGACTCAGCGTTTTGTTCAACAAGTTGTTGACCTAGACCTGCTAGATCCAATTCAAATTCGTCTTACTTACCAAAGCGGCCAACAACGTAACGTTACTGGTATGCTAAGCATCAATGAAAAGAAAGTACTTGAGTTGCCAGAAGAGAAAGTAACTGAGCTTCACAAGTCTGGTTTCTTAGGCGCCATGTACGCTGTAATGATGTCAGCAGGTCAATTGAACCGTTTGGTTGAGCTTTCAAACGGTACAGACAACCCAATTCGCAGCATGCAATTGTCAGTTGTTAAGCCTGAAGAAGCACAAGCTGAAGCGCCAAGCGCATAG
- the mraZ gene encoding division/cell wall cluster transcriptional repressor MraZ, giving the protein MFRGANAINLDTKGRLAIPTKYRQSLLDDCNGQLVCTVDTQQSCLLLYPLPEWEEIELKLIKFSSMIPAERRMQRLLLGHATEGEMDKSGRILLPTPLRLHAHLSKEVMLVGQLNKFEIWDAEVWAEQVELDMDTERKGEFELTERLQDFSL; this is encoded by the coding sequence ATGTTCCGCGGCGCTAACGCAATCAATCTAGACACAAAAGGCAGACTAGCGATACCAACAAAGTATCGGCAGTCGCTGCTGGATGATTGTAATGGACAGCTGGTCTGTACGGTCGATACACAGCAAAGTTGTTTGCTGCTTTACCCACTTCCCGAATGGGAAGAAATTGAGCTTAAACTCATTAAGTTTTCAAGCATGATTCCGGCGGAAAGACGCATGCAGCGTTTGTTGCTGGGGCATGCAACAGAAGGTGAAATGGATAAAAGCGGACGAATTCTGCTGCCTACTCCTTTACGCCTTCATGCTCACCTATCAAAAGAAGTCATGTTAGTTGGTCAGTTGAATAAGTTTGAAATTTGGGATGCCGAAGTATGGGCTGAGCAAGTTGAGCTTGATATGGATACCGAACGCAAAGGCGAATTTGAACTCACCGAACGTTTACAGGACTTTTCCTTATGA